A window of the Candidatus Omnitrophota bacterium genome harbors these coding sequences:
- a CDS encoding thiamine pyrophosphate-dependent enzyme has protein sequence MANLKELSRVIPERLSSGHRLCAGCGASIAARQILMGTENPVVVGCSTGCLEVATTIYPYTAWEVPFIHNAFENVAATISGVETAYRALKKQGKIKKDIKFVAFGGDGGTYDIGIQSLSGALERGHNFVYVCYDNEAYMNTGIQRSGATPYGASTTTAPAGKASFGKSQFRKDLTAIVAAHNIPYVAQASISNWNDLVTKSQKAFSVNGPAFLNVLAPCPRGWRFPSEKVVEVSKLAVETGFWPLYEIEDGKWKLSYKPKQIRPLADWLYLQGRFKHLKKEENKKAVEELQANVDKRWKELLIKCEEAGK, from the coding sequence CGTTATTCCGGAGCGTCTTTCAAGCGGTCACAGGCTGTGCGCAGGGTGCGGCGCCTCGATAGCGGCCCGCCAGATATTGATGGGGACCGAAAATCCGGTGGTAGTAGGCTGTTCTACAGGTTGTCTTGAGGTCGCTACTACTATTTACCCTTATACTGCCTGGGAAGTTCCTTTTATTCATAACGCGTTTGAAAATGTGGCTGCTACCATAAGCGGCGTTGAAACAGCTTATCGGGCATTGAAAAAACAGGGAAAGATAAAAAAAGATATAAAATTCGTGGCCTTTGGAGGGGACGGAGGGACTTATGATATAGGTATTCAATCCCTATCCGGCGCGCTTGAAAGAGGACATAATTTTGTTTATGTTTGTTATGATAATGAGGCCTATATGAATACCGGCATTCAGCGCTCAGGCGCTACCCCTTATGGCGCCTCTACTACTACCGCGCCTGCCGGAAAGGCCAGCTTTGGAAAGAGCCAGTTCAGAAAAGATCTCACAGCCATAGTAGCCGCTCATAATATTCCTTATGTTGCCCAGGCTTCAATTTCTAACTGGAACGACCTGGTCACTAAATCCCAGAAGGCATTTAGTGTTAACGGCCCGGCATTTTTAAATGTTTTAGCTCCATGCCCCCGGGGCTGGAGATTTCCATCGGAAAAAGTAGTTGAGGTTTCTAAGCTGGCGGTTGAAACAGGATTTTGGCCTTTGTATGAAATTGAAGATGGTAAATGGAAGTTAAGTTATAAGCCTAAACAAATTCGTCCTTTGGCCGATTGGTTGTATTTACAGGGTAGATTTAAACACCTGAAAAAAGAGGAAAATAAAAAAGCGGTTGAGGAACTTCAGGCCAATGTTGACAAAAGATGGAAAGAACTCTTGATTAAGTGTGAAGAAGCAGGTAAATAG